One segment of Rosa chinensis cultivar Old Blush chromosome 6, RchiOBHm-V2, whole genome shotgun sequence DNA contains the following:
- the LOC112171521 gene encoding LOW QUALITY PROTEIN: serine carboxypeptidase-like 50 (The sequence of the model RefSeq protein was modified relative to this genomic sequence to represent the inferred CDS: substituted 1 base at 1 genomic stop codon) — MELTTVLCFLFFFIIHTITASPSPLLPKQALPTKSGYLPVNPTTSSAIFYTFYEAQNPTSPLSQTPLLIWLQGGPGCSSMVGNFFELGPWRVNFHKHPSDPLTLEPNSSSWNRIFGLVFLDNPIGTEFSIASTPKEIPRNQFAVAQHLFAAITEFIELDPVFRSRPVYITGESYAGKYIPAIWYYILQKNIDAESSGSDRHVNLAGVAIGNGETDPVIQVKTHAVNAYFSGLINERQKREVKELQFEAVDLSRAGKXSEAKIARSRVLDRLQDMTGLPTLYDIRRNASYETHLVGELLRNEEVREALGVSNESIVFEECSHLVGEVLHEDMMKSVKYMVEELVRKSKVLLYQGQFDMRCGVVANEAWVKTMKWEGIERFLSADRRVWGLGGEVAGYVQKWGSLSFVLVSGAGHLVPADQPLRAQAMIEDWVLGKGLFANVEEDNLSSI, encoded by the coding sequence ATGGAGTTGACAACAGTCCTctgcttcctcttcttcttcatcatccacaCCATCACAGCCTCACCATCACCTCTCCTCCCAAAACAAGCCCTCCCCACCAAGTCAGGCTACCTCCCAGTCAACCCCACCACATCCTCTGCAATATTCTACACCTTCTATGAAGCCCAGAACCCAACTTCACCTCTCTCCCAAACCCCACTCCTCATTTGGCTCCAGGGCGGCCCCGGCTGCTCCTCCATGGTCGGCAACTTCTTCGAGCTCGGTCCCTGGCGCGTCAATTTCCACAAACACCCCTCTGATCCCCTCACCTTGGAACCCAACTCCAGTTCCTGGAACCGCATCTTCGGCTTGGTTTTTCTCGACAATCCCATCGGAACCGAGTTCAGTATAGCTTCCACACCCAAAGAGATTCCGAGAAACCAGTTTGCGGTGGCACAACACCTGTTCGCTGCAATTACCGAGTTCATTGAGCTTGATCCTGTGTTTAGGTCGAGGCCTGTTTACATCACTGGGGAGAGCTATGCAGGCAAGTATATTCCGGCAATTTGGTACTACATTTTGCAGAAGAATATTGATGCTGAGAGTTCTGGGTCCGATCGGCATGTGAATTTAGCTGGGGTTGCTATAGGAAATGGGGAGACAGACCCGGTGATCCAAGTGAAAACTCATGCTGTAAATGCTTACTTTTCGGGTTTGATCAATGAGAGGCAGAAGAGGGAGGTAAAGGAGCTTCAATTTGAGGCAGTGGATTTGTCTAGAGCTGGGAAATAGAGCGAGGCGAAAATTGCAAGAAGCAGAGTGTTGGATAGGTTGCAAGACATGACCGGGTTGCCCACTTTGTATGATATCAGAAGGAATGCTAGCTATGAAACGCatttggttggggagttattgAGGAATGAGGAGGTGAGGGAGGCTTTGGGGGTGTCGAATGAGTCCATAGTTTTCGAGGAATGTAGCCATTTAGTAGGGGAGGTATTGCATGAGGATATGATGAAGAGTGTGAAGTACATGGTGGAGGAGTTGGTGAGGAAGAGCAAGGTTTTGTTGTACCAGGGGCAGTTTGATATGAGATGTGGCGTGGTTGCGAATGAGGCTTGGGTGAAGACCATGAAATGGGAGGGGATAGAGAGGTTTCTGTCGGCGGATAGGAGAGTTTGGGGATTGGGTGGAGAGGTTGCTGGTTATGTTCAGAAATGGGGGAGTCTGAGCTTTGTTTTGGTCTCAGGGGCTGGTCATCTTGTGCCTGCTGACCAGCCATTAAGAGCTCAAGCAATGATTGAAGACTGGGTTTTGGGTAAAGGGTTGTTTGCCAATGTGGAGGAGGATAACCTGTCATCAATATGA